CaacaatatcatatttttaatttatggcAGGGCATCTATAGTATCTGACCTGATGGCAAGGAATTAATTAGTGCGATTTTTCCTATGACATCAATAATGTAACTAATCCAGAGGACCACAGCCCACCATTCATATATATAATTCAATTACatgttttttcaagatcatatattCTTTTGTAAAATTCAATGTACACAACCACTAAAGTCCATACAAATTAGAATCaataatatatgatatataaatttattaagagTTAAATATATTTAACAATGACAAACTCAACTGATTCTCCACCTCAATTTAAGAATTGAGGATATGCAACATAGACTACATGATGCTTTCTTGCCCGTATACTACTTCCCTAcgtaattaaatccaaatatcaAGACTATAGAAAGAAGGGAAATCTTTTGCGCACCGCACTCGGTGATTCGATCGCATGCGAagccagcaaaaaaaaaaatttttttctcaccaaTGTCTCTGGATCTGCGTATGAGCGAATCATCATGTGCGGTGTGCGGTTTCTACACCGCacatgatgcacaaagaattgctctAAAAAGAATAATCGGTGGCCCGATATCTTTATCAAGGTCCACAATAAATCCTTTGAATCATTTCAATCAACTCCTCGAAATAAttgtagaaagaaagaaagaaagaggagagagagagaggagagacaaAATGAGAGAGTTGTGAAACCTCTCTCTCTCAGACTCGTTTGGTTTGTCGAAAGAATTTTTCTTCCCAAAAAGTTACTTCCTGGAAGAAGATTTTGGTATATTTGGTTGATCATGAGAAGTTGACTTATTATAAAATAGCTTATGTTTGAATGAGtacttatttttttgaaaaattatgtaaaatacctattatatccttagtagatataaaatcaaatatttttactcataaactttatataaatattaatattatatttatattaatataaatataacattaatatattataatataacattagaccataataatttattgtattaatataatactaatatattaatattatattaatataatatgaatattttaatataataaatttattaatatagatataaatataatattatattaatataaatattatattaatattaataaaaatattatattaatataaatattaaaataatattaaaatataataaatattaatattatatttatataaatattaatataatattaatataatattatattactattccgTATTTCATTCTAACCCtccattgatattttactaaattttaattataaattttaaaaaaatattttaaaaaaatatcattattttttttatcataaaaaatacgaaaatttattttttttataaatttttatttctcataaaatataaaaaatatttttttataaaaaaaatatatttttttttaaaacttcaaacaaacaaaaaaaacttTTTCGGAAAATCTCTCTTCCCCTTGCACTTTCCGTCAACCAAACGAATCCTCAAAATGGAAAAATGGCACGGGAAGCAAAGTCAAGCACGCGTGCGGCTAAACTGGAATCAGGggcaatttcatcaaaaaaaaactcGTGGTCTCTTCTTTTAGCGCCGTTGATTTGGACCCCTGCTTAAAGGAAAGCCAAAGCCTTCTTTCCTTGTTGCCTTGTCCGATCAGAGAGGAAACCGAGATTGTGCGATGGCGAGCGCTTTCCTCTCTTCCATCCTATCAAAAACCAGCCAACTATTGGGCTCTGTTCATAGATGGGCAGTCTCGACATCTTCATCATCAGATCCACGCAGCAGTATCTTGAAAGATTTGAAGAGGCTGGAGAGAACGTTGAAGAGGATCCAGACAGTGCTCCATGACGCGGAGGAGAGGGAGATACGAGAAGAAGCCATCAAGCTCTGGCTGAAGGAGCTTAAAGAGGTGGCTTATGATGCAGAAGACGTGCTGGACGAGTACCACTACGAGGAACTGCGAGCCCAAGTGGAAGCCCGAGCTTCCCGCAAGAGGAAGCGAGTAGAAGGGGACGATGAGGAAGAGGTAAGTAGTTCTCTTTCCACCATAGAGGTTTCAATTCCTGATGGCATGGGGGATAGAATCAGGGAGATCAGGGAGAGGTTCGATGAGATCTCGGAGGATCGGGAACGCCTCCGATTAAGAGAGGAAGATGGAGAGCGACGGGTCTTCGGAGCTCTGCGCCCACCACCAACCAGCCACATGGTGGACGAGTCAAGTATTTATGGAAGGGAACATGACAAGCAGAAGGTAATTGATTTGCTGTTTTCTGAGGGTATGGGAAGTGGTATCTCTGTCATTCCGATTGTCGGCAAGGGAGGACTGGGAAAAACCACCATCGCTCAGCTGGTCTACAATGACTCCAAGGTAAAAGAACGTTTTGATCTCACTGGATGGGTTTGCATATCCGATGATTTTGATGTTCCAAGGCTAACAAAGGCCATAATTGAGTCTCTTACGAAAATTTCATGTGATCTCACACCACTCAGCACACTTCAAGTTACTCTCAAGGAAAATGTGAAGGGGAAGAGAGTGTTGCTTGTGCTTGACGATGTGTGGAATGAGCAACAGAGCCTTTGGGAGTCCTTAAGAATCCCTTTTCTTGGAGCAGAAACAGTAAGAATTATCGTGACCTGTAGGAACGATTCGGTTGCGGAGATCATGCAGACAGTGCATCCTTATCATCCTGGCTACTTGTCTGAAGACGATTCTTGGTCATTATTCGAGCATTATGCATTTGCTGGCCGAGAATCTGAAGAACAATCACGCTTGGCAGATATCGGTAAGCAGATTGTCGAGAAGTGTTCCGGTTTACCATTGGCGGTGAAGACAATGGGAAGCCTTCTAAGACACGAGATAGACGAAGACAGTTGGATGGATGTCTTACAAAGTGATCTATGGGAACTAGACAAGGACAACGAGACTTTGGCATCTCTTAGATTAAGCTACAATCGCATGCCACCACATCTAAAACCCTGTTTCATTTACTGTTCCATGTTTCCAAAGGATTATGTGTTTGACAGAGATGTTTTAGTCAGATTGTGGATGGCACAAGGTTACATCCCCCCTCAAGGTAGGAAAACAATGGAGGACATCGGAGATGAATGTTTTAATGACTTGCTAAGAAGATCATTCTTTGATTCCTTTAATTACGTTGGTCATAGTAGATTTAAAATGCATGATATGATACATGATCTAGCAAAATTAATTGCAGGAAATGAGTGCTACACAATTGTGGACAACTGGCTACCCTGTTTCCCCGATGGGGTTCGCCATCTATACATACAAGGTGAAGAAGAATTAGTGAAATCACTGTGCTCACAAAATCTTAGGGCCCTACGGACCTTGTTAGTCTCGGCTCGGTTTGGGTCTATCTATAGGATGATAAAAGAAGTAACCCAATTTTCACTGCTTCTACTGAGGACAGAATGCTTACGGACTCTAACATTTGTTTGGAAAAGTGAAGATGAGTTGCCCGATTCAATCAGTAACCTGAAACACCTACGTTGCTTACATATCACATCCAAATTTATTAAGAAGCTCCCTGGATCAGTATGCCTCCTTTACCACCTACAGACATTGATCCTTGAATGTGATGCTCTTGCAGAGTTACCCAGTGGCACAGGTAACCTTATTAACCTACGATACTTTAGACTACAGACACATTGTATTAAAAGGCTCCCTGAATCAGTTTGTCAGCTACGCAGCCTGCAGACTTTGGATCTTCATTGGTGCAACAAACTTAAAGGGATAATGAGTGGCATAGGAATCCTTACTAATGCTCAAATTCTCTGTCTGCCAGCTGGAATCAAAAAACTAACAAATCTTCAGAGATTGTGTGGACGTTATGAAGTGCAGGGTGGGATAGGAGTGTTAAAGGACCTGGTGAACCTCCAAGGAGATCTCTGCATCTCAGGTCTCAGGAACTTGGTCAGCATAGAGGATGCAAAGGATGTTGGTCTTAAATATAAGCATAAACTTAAGCGGTTGTATCTATTTTGGGATGCCAACTGCGAACATGATTGGTATTATGATGGACTAGATCTAAAAGCTTTTCTTGAGGAAAATAAGGATGTCCCAGCCTATGAAAAAAGGGAGGAGGCCGTGCTTGAGTATCTTCAACCTCCCGCCAACCTCAAAAAGTTGCTTATAAATGGGTATGGTGGCTCCATTTTTCCAGAATGGGTGGGAAATCCTTTATCCTTTGCATCACTTCAAGAAATCCATATAATTGGATGTCAAAGCGTATGGTCCCTTCCTCTATTCATTCACGACTCTCTTGGAAAATTGGATGCATCCATATCAAAATCTATGATTGAGAGGGTGTCTATTTCTTGTTGCCAGCAGCTCAAATACATAGCAGGCCTTCATAATCTCTACTCACTTAAAGAATTGAAAATATCCGTTTGTCCTCGGCTCTTGATATTATCAGAGGAAGGACTGCCATCCAAGCTTCAAAAGCTGCATATTGAGGAGTGCCAACGGTTGACATCATTGCCGGGGATGCAAACCCTTACTTCTCTTCAagcattaattataaaaaattgtcCTCAACTCCGGTTCTTATCGGAGGAGGGACTACCAACCAATCTTCAAGATCTGCATATTGAGAAGTGCCAAAGGTTGATATCACTGCGGGGGATGCAAAACCTCACTTCTCTTGAGCTATTGACCATAATAAATTGTCCTCAACTCCGGCTTTTATCAGAGGAAAGACTACCAACCAATCTTCAAGATCTGCATATTAAGGAGTGCCAACAGTTGATATCACTGCGGGGGATGCAAAACCTCACTTCTCTTGAACTATTAACCATAATAAATTGTCCTCAACTCCTACTCTTAGCAGAGGAAGGACTACCATCCAAACTTGAATCACTGCATATTGAGGAGTGCCAACAGTTGACATCACTGTCGGGAATGCAAAACCTTACTTCTCTCAGAGAATTAACCATACAAAATTGTCCTAAACTTTGTATCCACGTAGAAGATCAGCTCTCATCTATGCCTCACCATGTGGATATTATTGATTGCCCTGGATTGGTTAACTGGTGCGAAATACAAAAAATCAACTGCATTCAGGTACCCTCCATCCCAAATTTGAAGTGCTTCAATTGATTACTCAGAGACTTACACAATTATACATTCTCTGATTGTATGTCTGAAGCTTCTGTATGGAACACATGTGCCAACTGAGTTCTCTTATTCTTTTTTGCTAATGCACCAGGTCGTTTCAGGCAACAAGCTGACTATATCGAACTCATGGGAGAAGATAATGCATGGGTTTCATGATTTGACATCCACCGAGCATAGATTTGATGAGTCATCTACTAGCAGAGTTGCATTGCTACAGCCTAGATCACATCTTTTTTTTAGCAATTCTTGGGAATCCTTTATAAAAAGACCCCAAGCCAAACTTGAAGAGCTGACCATATGGAGTTGCATGCACATCCTGCCACTAGAGGGCCTGCCTGAGCTCACATCTCTCCAAAGATTGATTATAAAGGACTGTCCTGGAGTCCGACTCTTGAGAGATGAGGTGCTCCCATCGATGCTCAAGTCCTTGGTACTTGATAGTTGTGAGAACCTAAGGTGTTTGCAGTTGGTGCAGCAGAACCGTTATGCACTTGAGGAGCTGCAGATTGTGAATTGCCCTGAAATCGTAATGGTGCAAGGGCTGGATCGCCTTTTCTTCCCCAAATTCTTAACAATAGAGCGATGCCCTCAACTCCTGCTTTCACAAGATGATTGGCGGCCATTTATTCACCCATGTGCTGAAATTGCAGGAGAATTGGAGATGAAATTCAATCCTCCACATTCAGGTAGCTTTAATTGCTGATTATCAGTCTGCAATCTTGGTTCTCTTTTAAATGAGCTATACTTGCATTTTGTCTACTTGCCAAATTAGTAACTGTGCTGGCACCAACTGCTCTATTTCTTTATCTGTCTTTGCAGAGGAAACAGAGAACAAAGAAACAATTGATGATGGAACCCAGGAGAAACAGGTGTTGAATTGTGTGATGATTGAACGTCCTAACAGTGTTGTATCTTCAAGATTTGATGCTGCAGATGATTGCAACATGGGTCAATTCCTACAGCTTGGGCTTCCTTCTGGTTGCAGGTCACAGTGCCCGGTACAAAACAATGCAGAACCATTGGTATGGATCAGCACAGGCCTATTAAATCCATTATTAAAATTTTAgggttttttatttgatttttgctTCAATAAAAAATCAAACATGTGCTGGCATGGCACATAGACATACTGTGCCAGTGGGTGTTTGGCATGATTATTGTCACCAATACTTAAATCCTTGGTCAACATTAACCAAGTTTGATTGCTGTCATCTTCCTTGAATGTATAATctgtcaaataaaaaaaatcagtttCTTGTCCGACATGATTGTTCATTTGTGGGCATTTTCCtggcatcatttttttttttttttgggaaatgaTCTTGGCATCAATTCCCAAGTGATCTCACCTGCAATTGGAGGGGGTTTTGCAAATAGTCAACAGTAATACTGTGGGTTCAAGCCAGAAGCATCTTTGGGTTGCCTTTTCCACTGTTATGTTGTGTTTGCTGAGAACTAATGTTTATAAAAAGGACTTGTAGCTTCTGATTGCTGCTTTCATAGCTTGCAAATTGATGATAAGACAAGCAATCTGTTTTTTTGGGTCATGACACATGTATAC
Above is a genomic segment from Elaeis guineensis isolate ETL-2024a chromosome 1, EG11, whole genome shotgun sequence containing:
- the LOC105040091 gene encoding putative disease resistance protein RGA3 isoform X3, with the protein product MASAFLSSILSKTSQLLGSVHRWAVSTSSSSDPRSSILKDLKRLERTLKRIQTVLHDAEEREIREEAIKLWLKELKEVAYDAEDVLDEYHYEELRAQVEARASRKRKRVEGDDEEEVSSSLSTIEVSIPDGMGDRIREIRERFDEISEDRERLRLREEDGERRVFGALRPPPTSHMVDESSIYGREHDKQKVIDLLFSEGMGSGISVIPIVGKGGLGKTTIAQLVYNDSKVKERFDLTGWVCISDDFDVPRLTKAIIESLTKISCDLTPLSTLQVTLKENVKGKRVLLVLDDVWNEQQSLWESLRIPFLGAETVRIIVTCRNDSVAEIMQTVHPYHPGYLSEDDSWSLFEHYAFAGRESEEQSRLADIGKQIVEKCSGLPLAVKTMGSLLRHEIDEDSWMDVLQSDLWELDKDNETLASLRLSYNRMPPHLKPCFIYCSMFPKDYVFDRDVLVRLWMAQGYIPPQGNECYTIVDNWLPCFPDGVRHLYIQGEEELVKSLCSQNLRALRTLLVSARFGSIYRMIKEVTQFSLLLLRTECLRTLTFVWKSEDELPDSISNLKHLRCLHITSKFIKKLPGSVCLLYHLQTLILECDALAELPSGTGNLINLRYFRLQTHCIKRLPESVCQLRSLQTLDLHWCNKLKGIMSGIGILTNAQILCLPAGIKKLTNLQRLCGRYEVQGGIGVLKDLVNLQGDLCISGLRNLVSIEDAKDVGLKYKHKLKRLYLFWDANCEHDWYYDGLDLKAFLEENKDVPAYEKREEAVLEYLQPPANLKKLLINGYGGSIFPEWVGNPLSFASLQEIHIIGCQSVWSLPLFIHDSLGKLDASISKSMIERVSISCCQQLKYIAGLHNLYSLKELKISVCPRLLILSEEGLPSKLQKLHIEECQRLTSLPGMQTLTSLQALIIKNCPQLRFLSEEGLPTNLQDLHIEKCQRLISLRGMQNLTSLELLTIINCPQLRLLSEERLPTNLQDLHIKECQQLISLRGMQNLTSLELLTIINCPQLLLLAEEGLPSKLESLHIEECQQLTSLSGMQNLTSLRELTIQNCPKLCIHVEDQLSSMPHHVDIIDCPGLVNWCEIQKINCIQVVSGNKLTISNSWEKIMHGFHDLTSTEHRFDESSTSRVALLQPRSHLFFSNSWESFIKRPQAKLEELTIWSCMHILPLEGLPELTSLQRLIIKDCPGVRLLRDEVLPSMLKSLVLDSCENLRCLQLVQQNRYALEELQIVNCPEIVMVQGLDRLFFPKFLTIERCPQLLLSQDDWRPFIHPCAEIAGELEMKFNPPHSEETENKETIDDGTQEKQVLNCVMIERPNSVVSSRFDAADDCNMGQFLQLGLPSGCRSQCPVQNNAEPLWVDNNAVSPMFDDAADCNMGQFLQLGLPSEGVVSQIGNSNTMGSDRSIFRSLAIVSAMPNSPRTRRPALATPAAAMLRPCVRARQRVRPRVCSCPRARLRDRVNPCRMTLAVYAPNYKKKLLFL
- the LOC105040091 gene encoding putative disease resistance protein RGA3 isoform X6: MASAFLSSILSKTSQLLGSVHRWAVSTSSSSDPRSSILKDLKRLERTLKRIQTVLHDAEEREIREEAIKLWLKELKEVAYDAEDVLDEYHYEELRAQVEARASRKRKRVEGDDEEEVSSSLSTIEVSIPDGMGDRIREIRERFDEISEDRERLRLREEDGERRVFGALRPPPTSHMVDESSIYGREHDKQKVIDLLFSEGMGSGISVIPIVGKGGLGKTTIAQLVYNDSKVKERFDLTGWVCISDDFDVPRLTKAIIESLTKISCDLTPLSTLQVTLKENVKGKRVLLVLDDVWNEQQSLWESLRIPFLGAETVRIIVTCRNDSVAEIMQTVHPYHPGYLSEDDSWSLFEHYAFAGRESEEQSRLADIGKQIVEKCSGLPLAVKTMGSLLRHEIDEDSWMDVLQSDLWELDKDNETLASLRLSYNRMPPHLKPCFIYCSMFPKDYVFDRDVLVRLWMAQGYIPPQGRKTMEDIGDECFNDLLRRSFFDSFNYVGHSRFKMHDMIHDLAKLIAGNECYTIVDNWLPCFPDGVRHLYIQGEEELVKSLCSQNLRALRTLLVSARFGSIYRMIKEVTQFSLLLLRTECLRTLTFVWKSEDELPDSISNLKHLRCLHITSKFIKKLPGSVCLLYHLQTLILECDALAELPSGTGNLINLRYFRLQTHCIKRLPESVCQLRSLQTLDLHWCNKLKGIMSGIGILTNAQILCLPAGIKKLTNLQRLCGRYEVQGGIGVLKDLVNLQGDLCISGLRNLVSIEDAKDVGLKYKHKLKRLYLFWDANCEHDWYYDGLDLKAFLEENKDVPAYEKREEAVLEYLQPPANLKKLLINGYGGSIFPEWVGNPLSFASLQEIHIIGCQSVWSLPLFIHDSLGKLDASISKSMIERVSISCCQQLKYIAGLHNLYSLKELKISVCPRLLILSEEGLPSKLQKLHIEECQRLTSLPGMQTLTSLQALIIKNCPQLRFLSEEGLPTNLQDLHIEKCQRLISLRGMQNLTSLELLTIINCPQLRLLSEERLPTNLQDLHIKECQQLISLRGMQNLTSLELLTIINCPQLLLLAEEGLPSKLESLHIEECQQLTSLSGMQNLTSLRELTIQNCPKLCIHVEDQLSSMPHHVDIIDCPGLVNWCEIQKINCIQVVSGNKLTISNSWEKIMHGFHDLTSTEHRFDESSTSRVALLQPRSHLFFSNSWESFIKRPQAKLEELTIWSCMHILPLEGLPELTSLQRLIIKDCPGVRLLRDEVLPSMLKSLVLDSCENLRCLQLVQQNRYALEELQIVNCPEIVMVQGLDRLFFPKFLTIERCPQLLLSQDDWRPFIHPCAEIAGELEMKFNPPHSEETENKETIDDGTQEKQVLNCVMIERPNSVVSSRFDAADDCNMGQFLQLGLPSGCRSQCPVQNNAEPLWVDNNAVSPMFDDAADCNMGQFLQLGLPSGCSSHSLVDNNVEPLREWFHK
- the LOC105040091 gene encoding putative disease resistance protein RGA3 isoform X7; this translates as MASAFLSSILSKTSQLLGSVHRWAVSTSSSSDPRSSILKDLKRLERTLKRIQTVLHDAEEREIREEAIKLWLKELKEVAYDAEDVLDEYHYEELRAQVEARASRKRKRVEGDDEEEVSSSLSTIEVSIPDGMGDRIREIRERFDEISEDRERLRLREEDGERRVFGALRPPPTSHMVDESSIYGREHDKQKVIDLLFSEGMGSGISVIPIVGKGGLGKTTIAQLVYNDSKVKERFDLTGWVCISDDFDVPRLTKAIIESLTKISCDLTPLSTLQVTLKENVKGKRVLLVLDDVWNEQQSLWESLRIPFLGAETVRIIVTCRNDSVAEIMQTVHPYHPGYLSEDDSWSLFEHYAFAGRESEEQSRLADIGKQIVEKCSGLPLAVKTMGSLLRHEIDEDSWMDVLQSDLWELDKDNETLASLRLSYNRMPPHLKPCFIYCSMFPKDYVFDRDVLVRLWMAQGYIPPQGRKTMEDIGDECFNDLLRRSFFDSFNYVGHSRFKMHDMIHDLAKLIAGNECYTIVDNWLPCFPDGVRHLYIQGEEELVKSLCSQNLRALRTLLVSARFGSIYRMIKEVTQFSLLLLRTECLRTLTFVWKSEDELPDSISNLKHLRCLHITSKFIKKLPGSVCLLYHLQTLILECDALAELPSGTGNLINLRYFRLQTHCIKRLPESVCQLRSLQTLDLHWCNKLKGIMSGIGILTNAQILCLPAGIKKLTNLQRLCGRYEVQGGIGVLKDLVNLQGDLCISGLRNLVSIEDAKDVGLKYKHKLKRLYLFWDANCEHDWYYDGLDLKAFLEENKDVPAYEKREEAVLEYLQPPANLKKLLINGYGGSIFPEWVGNPLSFASLQEIHIIGCQSVWSLPLFIHDSLGKLDASISKSMIERVSISCCQQLKYIAGLHNLYSLKELKISVCPRLLILSEEGLPSKLQKLHIEECQRLTSLPGMQTLTSLQALIIKNCPQLRFLSEEGLPTNLQDLHIEKCQRLISLRGMQNLTSLELLTIINCPQLRLLSEERLPTNLQDLHIKECQQLISLRGMQNLTSLELLTIINCPQLLLLAEEGLPSKLESLHIEECQQLTSLSGMQNLTSLRELTIQNCPKLCIHVEDQLSSMPHHVDIIDCPGLVNWCEIQKINCIQVVSGNKLTISNSWEKIMHGFHDLTSTEHRFDESSTSRVALLQPRSHLFFSNSWESFIKRPQAKLEELTIWSCMHILPLEGLPELTSLQRLIIKDCPGVRLLRDEVLPSMLKSLVLDSCENLRCLQLVQQNRYALEELQIVNCPEIVMVQGLDRLFFPKFLTIERCPQLLLSQDDWRPFIHPCAEIAGELEMKFNPPHSEETENKETIDDGTQEKQVLNCVMIERPNSVVSSRFDAADDCNMGQFLQLGLPSGCRSQCPVQNNAEPLWVDNNAVSPMFDDAADCNMGQFLQLGLPSEGVVSQIGNSNTMGSDRSIFR
- the LOC105040091 gene encoding putative disease resistance protein RGA3 isoform X8, giving the protein MASAFLSSILSKTSQLLGSVHRWAVSTSSSSDPRSSILKDLKRLERTLKRIQTVLHDAEEREIREEAIKLWLKELKEVAYDAEDVLDEYHYEELRAQVEARASRKRKRVEGDDEEEVSSSLSTIEVSIPDGMGDRIREIRERFDEISEDRERLRLREEDGERRVFGALRPPPTSHMVDESSIYGREHDKQKVIDLLFSEGMGSGISVIPIVGKGGLGKTTIAQLVYNDSKVKERFDLTGWVCISDDFDVPRLTKAIIESLTKISCDLTPLSTLQVTLKENVKGKRVLLVLDDVWNEQQSLWESLRIPFLGAETVRIIVTCRNDSVAEIMQTVHPYHPGYLSEDDSWSLFEHYAFAGRESEEQSRLADIGKQIVEKCSGLPLAVKTMGSLLRHEIDEDSWMDVLQSDLWELDKDNETLASLRLSYNRMPPHLKPCFIYCSMFPKDYVFDRDVLVRLWMAQGYIPPQGRKTMEDIGDECFNDLLRRSFFDSFNYVGHSRFKMHDMIHDLAKLIAGNECYTIVDNWLPCFPDGVRHLYIQGEEELVKSLCSQNLRALRTLLVSARFGSIYRMIKEVTQFSLLLLRTECLRTLTFVWKSEDELPDSISNLKHLRCLHITSKFIKKLPGSVCLLYHLQTLILECDALAELPSGTGNLINLRYFRLQTHCIKRLPESVCQLRSLQTLDLHWCNKLKGIMSGIGILTNAQILCLPAGIKKLTNLQRLCGRYEVQGGIGVLKDLVNLQGDLCISGLRNLVSIEDAKDVGLKYKHKLKRLYLFWDANCEHDWYYDGLDLKAFLEENKDVPAYEKREEAVLEYLQPPANLKKLLINGYGGSIFPEWVGNPLSFASLQEIHIIGCQSVWSLPLFIHDSLGKLDASISKSMIERVSISCCQQLKYIAGLHNLYSLKELKISVCPRLLILSEEGLPSKLQKLHIEECQRLTSLPGMQTLTSLQALIIKNCPQLRFLSEEGLPTNLQDLHIEKCQRLISLRGMQNLTSLELLTIINCPQLRLLSEERLPTNLQDLHIKECQQLISLRGMQNLTSLELLTIINCPQLLLLAEEGLPSKLESLHIEECQQLTSLSGMQNLTSLRELTIQNCPKLCIHVEDQLSSMPHHVDIIDCPGLVNWCEIQKINCIQVVSGNKLTISNSWEKIMHGFHDLTSTEHRFDESSTSRVALLQPRSHLFFSNSWESFIKRPQAKLEELTIWSCMHILPLEGLPELTSLQRLIIKDCPGVRLLRDEVLPSMLKSLVLDSCENLRCLQLVQQNRYALEELQIVNCPEIVMVQGLDRLFFPKFLTIERCPQLLLSQDDWRPFIHPCAEIAGELEMKFNPPHSEETENKETIDDGTQEKQVLNCVMIERPNSVVSSRFDAADDCNMGQFLQLGLPSGCRSQCPVQNNAEPLREWFHK
- the LOC105040091 gene encoding putative disease resistance protein RGA3 isoform X5 translates to MASAFLSSILSKTSQLLGSVHRWAVSTSSSSDPRSSILKDLKRLERTLKRIQTVLHDAEEREIREEAIKLWLKELKEVAYDAEDVLDEYHYEELRAQVEARASRKRKRVEGDDEEEVSSSLSTIEVSIPDGMGDRIREIRERFDEISEDRERLRLREEDGERRVFGALRPPPTSHMVDESSIYGREHDKQKVIDLLFSEGMGSGISVIPIVGKGGLGKTTIAQLVYNDSKVKERFDLTGWVCISDDFDVPRLTKAIIESLTKISCDLTPLSTLQVTLKENVKGKRVLLVLDDVWNEQQSLWESLRIPFLGAETVRIIVTCRNDSVAEIMQTVHPYHPGYLSEDDSWSLFEHYAFAGRESEEQSRLADIGKQIVEKCSGLPLAVKTMGSLLRHEIDEDSWMDVLQSDLWELDKDNETLASLRLSYNRMPPHLKPCFIYCSMFPKDYVFDRDVLVRLWMAQGYIPPQGRKTMEDIGDECFNDLLRRSFFDSFNYVGHSRFKMHDMIHDLAKLIAGNECYTIVDNWLPCFPDGVRHLYIQGEEELVKSLCSQNLRALRTLLVSARFGSIYRMIKEVTQFSLLLLRTECLRTLTFVWKSEDELPDSISNLKHLRCLHITSKFIKKLPGSVCLLYHLQTLILECDALAELPSGTGNLINLRYFRLQTHCIKRLPESVCQLRSLQTLDLHWCNKLKGIMSGIGILTNAQILCLPAGIKKLTNLQRLCGRYEVQGGIGVLKDLVNLQGDLCISGLRNLVSIEDAKDVGLKYKHKLKRLYLFWDANCEHDWYYDGLDLKAFLEENKDVPAYEKREEAVLEYLQPPANLKKLLINGYGGSIFPEWVGNPLSFASLQEIHIIGCQSVWSLPLFIHDSLGKLDASISKSMIERVSISCCQQLKYIAGLHNLYSLKELKISVCPRLLILSEEGLPSKLQKLHIEECQRLTSLPGMQTLTSLQALIIKNCPQLRFLSEEGLPTNLQDLHIEKCQRLISLRGMQNLTSLELLTIINCPQLRLLSEERLPTNLQDLHIKECQQLISLRGMQNLTSLELLTIINCPQLLLLAEEGLPSKLESLHIEECQQLTSLSGMQNLTSLRELTIQNCPKLCIHVEDQLSSMPHHVDIIDCPGLVNWCEIQKINCIQVVSGNKLTISNSWEKIMHGFHDLTSTEHRFDESSTSRVALLQPRSHLFFSNSWESFIKRPQAKLEELTIWSCMHILPLEGLPELTSLQRLIIKDCPGVRLLRDEVLPSMLKSLVLDSCENLRCLQLVQQNRYALEELQIVNCPEIVMVQGLDRLFFPKFLTIERCPQLLLSQDDWRPFIHPCAEIAGELEMKFNPPHSEETENKETIDDGTQEKQVLNCVMIERPNSVVSSRFDAADDCNMGQFLQLGLPSGCRSQCPVQNNAEPLWVDNNAVSPMFDDAADCNMGQFLQLGLPSEGVVSQIGNSNTMGSDRSIFSLGSPLVAACSPQ